Part of the Triticum aestivum cultivar Chinese Spring chromosome 4D, IWGSC CS RefSeq v2.1, whole genome shotgun sequence genome is shown below.
CAAGGTCTCCATCATGTTAGAACCATCGCCCCCCTTTCTTGACAGATTTCAGCTCCATCACTAATCGCTCCCGCTGGGCCTCTACTTCTGCGTACTCCAAGCTCATATTGAGTAACCGCTCCTTCATATCTCTTAGATCTCCTTCCAGCTGCAAAATCCTGTCCCCACCAGCAGATTGCTCCTCGGCAACGGGACTGtacaagtaagaaaattataaaaTATGTGAATATTCTGATCTTCTGAATATAGACAGCTGAAAATTAACAAATCAGCAATAAAAGATGATTTGCTATGATGTACGGGAGTCCTCTATAATTTTCCCTATAAAAAGATTTGCTAGGAGATGTGTACTCTGCCATCATATATCTACAGTATGGACAATCCCTCGAGCCAATAAAATGAAATGATTTTCCACACAGTGGTAACCAACAGATTTCAAGGTTCTGTCAATACCAGTGTACAATCTAGCTTCAAGATGTGATATTAAGCTTAAACACCGGTTCTCCAGCTAGTGATGTGTATAAAATCATACCTAGTATTCACATGGTCCCAGTTCATATGAAGGAGCAGTTAAGATAGAGAAAGAGCTAATAATATACTGCAACGCGTAACAGATTGTAGAAGCTATTTCCTCGCCCGACTAATAAGCAATTGCATTCTGCAGTGCAAATCGTCAATTTTTTATTTAAAATTACATGGATATTTATATTACATTACaaggaaaaaaagaacttttgggAGGGCTGCCACTTGTCAATGCTTGCTTAGACTGACTACCCATAACAAAAGAAAAGTGTAATAGCATGTATAATCTATGCATAATGCTAACATTTAGATTCAGGCTTCAGAGTGCAAGGGATACCTCTTTTGTTGAGCCCTGTACATCTTATTTTCCTCCAAAGCCTCTGCAAGCTTAGTTTCCAGTATTTGAATCTTCGACTGAAGATCTGTAGAATCTCCAATCTCCTGAAAATACAAGGAAATGCAAGGGGATACCAAGACATTAGGAACATCAATGCGGTGATTCTTTTTAATCATCACAATAAGTACTGTATATAGCTAACCTGCTTTCTAGTGAGATCCTCAATTTCCTGCTCAAGGGATTGTATCTTCCTCTGGTATTCGCTATTTGATCTTCTGATCCTACTAAGTTCGTTCTTTAACTCTGCTTCATGTACATGTGATGCTTCCGATGCTGATCGATCACTCTCCAATCTCACAAGCTTTGCTTGCATAGATATTCTGCTTCGTTTTTCTTCTTCACCATTGTCCAAAGTCTCTTGCATCTCAGAAACTTTATCTGTTAGCATCGCTTTCTGTGCCTTCAGTTCTTCACATTCCTCAGTCACAGACTCTAGCAGCGCCTTCAATTTTCCCTTTTCAAACATAGCCTCGTCAAGGGAGCTTCTAAGTTTGGAAACTTCATCTTGAAGACTTGTTATTTTCTGGACCTGAAGTTTCAGGTCAGATATTTCTTCCATCATTTGCTGTCTCTCATAGTCACTGGCTTTAAGCTTTAACTCTAGTTCACCAGAAGACTTCCGTAACTCATCTTCATTGGATTTAGCAGCCTCCATCAACTTCTTCATATGTTCAGCATCTGCTGTCAACATTTCCTCGCTCTGTTTGGATGCATTAAGGGAATCAACCAAACCTTTAATCTTGGTTTTAGACTCCTTGCGAAGGTCCTCAAGTTGAGACTCATAATGTCTCAACTGTGCACTGACATTTTCGAAATTAGCCTCAAGTTTGGCCTTTTCAGCTCGCAGGACAGAGACCTCCCTAATGGCATCTACTGTGGCATTTTCTCTCTCCTCGTGTGTGGAGGAGACCTGTGCAGTGAGGCTCACGACCTCCCTCTCAAGATTCTCTACTTCAAGAGTCTTTTCTTTCTCGATCTTATTTAACATGAAATGAGCACGATTTATCTTTTCTTCTTGCTCTGTGTGCTCCTGGAATATACTCTCCAGTTCTGACAGCAATGATTGCTCTTTGCAAGATATGTCCTTCTGAAGAGAAGAAAGCTTTGATTCTAGGAACTCCACTGTTTTACAAAAATCAAGGATCCTTTTTTTCGAGTTATCCAATTCCTGCTCTTGTTGCATAAAACGGCCATGCAATTCCAACTTCTGCCTCTTGAGATCTGCAGTCAGATTTTGAAGGGAACTGCACTCTTCAATAAGGTTCTCAACTGTAGATTGCAGATTAGAATTAGATCTTCTCAGAACTTCTGAATCGTCCTGTGCTTCCGACAGTTTTCTTTGTGTTTCTTGCTGTTTTTGTCTAAACTCAACCCTTTGAGTATCCATCTCCACTTGTTGTCGCTCTACTTTATCTTTGAGACTGATGACAAGGGATTTTGAGTCGTGCATCTGCAGCTCACTTGACTCCTTTTCATTTGTAATGTAAGATAATTGGGCTTCCAGTCCAGATATGCGTTCTGACAACTCTATATTTTCCTGTTCAAGCTCTGATATATGTAACTCTAGTTCTGCTTTGCAGCTCTCGAGTTCATTTATCTTTCTTTCAAGAACCTTATTAGCAGACACATGGGAATCTATGCTGCTAGAAAGCACCAAAATGTCTTGTTGCAATTCATCCAAGCATTTGGAAGTGATGCTACTTTCTTTAACTGATGCTGCCAAGCGTTCCTCTAACAGACTCTTCTCTGCCTGAATTTCAGACATCAAATTTTCCGTTTCGACTTTGGAGCGCCGCAAGTCATCATTTTCCTGCTGTTGTAGCTGGACTCTGGTCTTCAGTATATCTGTCTCAGATTCATTATCCTCTAGATCTTCTCTAAATTGGTATCCTCTCGCACCACCAGTTTCACCACCTTCCAAGCCTTCAAGCTCCTCTCTCAGCTTAGATAACTCAAGatttttttgttctagttcttctTGGCTTTTTCGGAACTTCTCTTCTAGCTCAAAGCCTTGAGACCTAAAACGTAGCAGCTTCAGCTCAAGGTCAGCACACTTCCTCTGTAACTCTTTGGCATTAGACACTGATGACTCGGTAAAACTGCCGTCATGCATCATTTCCTTGTCTCTAAGTTCCTCTTCCAGTTGATATATTTGTGATGTAAGCTTTTCAATTTGCAATTCACTGTTGTTTGAAACATGAGAATCCTGCCCTTTTCCCACACCGCTTTCTTTCAGCTTATATATAAGCTCCAGATTTTCATCTGTTAGTTCAGAACAATCTTTCTCAAGTTCTTGTATTTTTACCCTTAGAGTTTCATTTTCTTTCTCCAATTCAAGATAAACGGTATCAGAACCTGCGGCACCTGCATTTTCAATACTGAGAAGGCGATCTAGTTTCTGCCTCAAAGTATTGATTTCATCTTCTTTCATTGACAGTTTCCTAGCCCATTCTGTCTCTTCTTTGACTAACAACCCATTCTTCAATACATCTGTATTAGTGACATCCTTGGCCTCAGAAATTTTAGATATCTCCGCTCTTTGTTCTTCTATGGTCTCTTCCAGTTCCTGAAGAATAGAAACAAGCTCTATATTTGCCTCTTGAGTGCTCTTCAGCTGTACCTGTAAGCTTGCATTTGATTCTTTCAGAAACTTCATCTCGTCTTCTACTTCCTTCTCCATGTTGATCCAGTCCCCACGTTTGGGGGTTACAGATTTTATTTGCCGTCTGCTTAACTCTGGCCGAAACGACTCTTGCCGAGATGACTCTTGCCGTGATGACTTCAATTCTTCAATTTCGTGCCTGTAAGAATCCCGCTCAGCATGTGCAGCAGACAGTTCAAGTGCTAGCTCAGTCTGTTGCTTTGATTTCTCAGAACATTCCCTCTTCAGCGCCTCTAGATCAGCCTTCAATTTGCGAGAATGTCGTTCCCACATTTTTGCCTCATCACGGAGTTCTTCAATTGTTTCTTCAGCAGCTTCAAGAAGATCTTTAGATGAATCAGTTGTCCCCAATGATGACTGAGCAATCCCATTTGAAAAGGATTTGGGAGTATTTCCTTGCAGCATGTTTGGACCTGAAGCCCGGGAACTGAAAGATGAATTGTTTGATCTCAATCCTTCATCACCACGGCCAGCGCTGACATAGGAACTACCTGAATCCTGCCTTCCGACATACAATCCACCATTAGTGTTGTCTATCGGAGACAAATTTGTTCTATCTTGGGTACTATCTCCAGAATTGGAACTCCGGTGAGACCCTGATGCTGAGAAACTCATTTCCTGAAGGGAAAAAAGGAGACAACAAACCAGCATTTACACATAAACTCTGACAGGGcattacataaaagaattcatgattgtgaatttaaaaaaaaaattataTACACATGGAGCCACAGCTTGATGCAAGCCAAATGAGTACAATAAAAAATGCTAGGAAGATTAAAACTAAACTTAAGGCATAATGTGATGATCAAAGGCAAATGAACACTTTGAAGTCTGCTATTAGCTGCAGAAAATAGAAATATTAATGGATTGGAATTTTCTTTCATTTCATTTCAGAGTATGTAACTGCTGTTGGAACATGGGGTGTTTACTTACAACTATCCTAGAGATGTGTATATAAATTTCTTGTGATATTTAAAGCATGGAACAAAAGCATGGAAAAGAGAAGAACCTAGATCTGTAATCGAATATTCTTGTGATATTTAACCAGTTTAACTGACAATAAGAGACAAATTTCTCGATATCTATAGGCACCAGAAACAGTCAAATGACAAGCTAGCTCGAGTTTCCTGAAGAGTGGTATCATCAGTGCTGGGAAGATGTGTCTAAATGATCAAGAATCAAGTTATTGGTTACTAAAATAAAATTCAAAAGATGCAAATAGATTAGTAGAAACATAAATCAAAGCATGCATTGCACGCTTGTTAAAGGAAACACTGTTCTGAAAAAATAAACTTAGGATGGAGAAAATTGTTCTGAATATCAGCATACCCTGTTTCCAGGTTCATCTTGATAAGTGCCCCCTAAAGGAGTTCCTGACGCAGAACGGACACTCCTGTTGGCCGTATTATCAGAGCCATCTGATTTGTTATCCATGTCGTCATTTATTAGACAATGGTCACTGATACGAGGAGGCATGTCCCTTGAAGATCTCACACCACTGTATAGATATGCCAAGGTTATAATAGAGTATCAAGACTTGCAGACAGCAAAAACAATGGGAGAGCAATATAAAGAGATTGCAGGGTCTTCAGTGTGAAGTGTGCACATTGGAGCTATAAATGGGAAATAGGAAAAGAGAAAAAGTCAAGTTGAATTAGTTACCCCAACTTAGGCTTTGTGCCAAGAGATTGAACCTTAAGCTGCAAACGAGAAGCAACCAATGTCACCATAAGCAGAATAAATGGAAAAGCATAAACACTGAGAGTTGAGTGAGTTGGCACCATTTTCAGGTTACAGGATCATATACACAAGCACCCGAAAAATCTTTAAAAAGGAAGCGGTTGCATAGAACTCGCTTACCTGCAAAACTGTTCCAGAGTTGCATCTCTTCAACGGCATAGAGATGGCAGTTGGGTCCGCCAAATTCAGAAAGTTGGACAGGTTTAGGAAAATTTCGCCAAGAATACCAGTTCTTATTGATCCCTGCAACATGGGATTGAATTGTTCAGCAAAACAAATACTAGTCCACAGATATCCATACATCCATATCGGTGAGATTGAAAAACAAAGGTGGCTAGATAGAACACAGTAGTATGCTATGAATACCCATACATACCACAGAAACAACAATCTTGTATTGGCACTCATCGAACTCTTTTGACACTGCGTCTCGAGAAAACCATATCGGTTCCGATATGGAATCGGGCCATTGGCAGATTCCACTGCGGGCAGCCGCTTTACTGGATTTGGCGATGGTTTTCCCGGTATCCACAGAGACTATCGAAAGGAACATCCTGTCCGATACTGCAGGGACCTGTAGAATACAAGTCAAATCAATCAGTCATTGGAAAACCAGTAAATACATGTAGCGTGAAACACGCCTGAAACCCTGAGCAACTAAACAATAAGAAGAAGTAGAGAGAGTCGTTGTTATCGCAGATTTTCACAGGTTCGATGCATTCCCCCGTTGTGGAGTATAAGGATGTTGTTTGAATGCTATTTCTGACAGAAATAAGAATCGTAAGACGGGGTCACTGGCATTTCTTCCAGAAACCTGCCGTTGGAGAAATGGAACACCACACCGCAGTAACCTATCTATTAATAGGAGATTTTCAGAATAACTGTGAAACACCAACCAGAAAGGAGAATACTAccatgttttttttttcttctagTAGACTAGAAAGAGGCAATTGGCTGGCAGTAGGAATTGCCCATGCACCGCTGGTTTGATCTGTGACATGGTGGTCCAATTCCAAATGTACACACCCACACAGGTAGGTTTGGATCGTGGGATCATCATAATGGCCAGATCACGCAGTAGCCATTAAACACAGGTTACTACTagtgcagtagtagtagtagtgggtaGGTTAGGGCACAGCCAGGTAGGAATGAAATGAAATCTCCAGCTATGCGCCTACAGCGAGCGGGCGTGTGTGCAGTGAGTGCGGCTTGCTCTAGCAAACTACTACTCGTAGATAGATCAAGCAGAGGAGCAACGCGATTGGTGGTTCCGGAACGCGCGCGCGATCTCCccaatgccgccgccgccgctcgaatCGACAGCGGGCGCAGGTACTAGTAACGGTAAGCTAGGGTGGGAAGGTGGGGAATCTGGGCGGGTGACGGACGGGCTTACCATGACGGCGCGGAAGCTGGAGAACCTGAACTCGAAGCGCTCGCCGACGCTCCGGTCCGAGGAGCGGTGGCGGTGGAGCTTGAAcatcccgccgcgccgcgccgaCGACCCCCGGCCGAGGCCGAAATCGATCCTCCTGTCGATACGGCCGCCTAGGAGCGGCACGGGCGCACGGCAGGTGACGCGGAGCAGATTTGGTGGGAGCTCCGCCTCCTGCTCTCCTGCTGGCTAGTGTACTCCCGGCCGGTACCGGAGCAGCAGGGGGCCGGAAATCattgcgccgcgccgcgccgcggggaggtggaggagagagaggaggaggagggggagagaaaGGGGAATCTTAATTAGGGAGCcggcggaactgcacaaaaagaaaaaGATCCGAGCCGAGCCGAGCGCGTTAATCAGGTTGCGAGATTTCTAAGGCGACTCTGCTTGTCCATTTCCATTTGCTCCACCGGACGACGGTGAGAAGAGATTAAAAAAC
Proteins encoded:
- the LOC123099080 gene encoding myosin-10, with the protein product MFKLHRHRSSDRSVGERFEFRFSSFRAVMVPAVSDRMFLSIVSVDTGKTIAKSSKAAARSGICQWPDSISEPIWFSRDAVSKEFDECQYKIVVSVGSIRTGILGEIFLNLSNFLNLADPTAISMPLKRCNSGTVLQLKVQSLGTKPKLGGVRSSRDMPPRISDHCLINDDMDNKSDGSDNTANRSVRSASGTPLGGTYQDEPGNREMSFSASGSHRSSNSGDSTQDRTNLSPIDNTNGGLYVGRQDSGSSYVSAGRGDEGLRSNNSSFSSRASGPNMLQGNTPKSFSNGIAQSSLGTTDSSKDLLEAAEETIEELRDEAKMWERHSRKLKADLEALKRECSEKSKQQTELALELSAAHAERDSYRHEIEELKSSRQESSRQESFRPELSRRQIKSVTPKRGDWINMEKEVEDEMKFLKESNASLQVQLKSTQEANIELVSILQELEETIEEQRAEISKISEAKDVTNTDVLKNGLLVKEETEWARKLSMKEDEINTLRQKLDRLLSIENAGAAGSDTVYLELEKENETLRVKIQELEKDCSELTDENLELIYKLKESGVGKGQDSHVSNNSELQIEKLTSQIYQLEEELRDKEMMHDGSFTESSVSNAKELQRKCADLELKLLRFRSQGFELEEKFRKSQEELEQKNLELSKLREELEGLEGGETGGARGYQFREDLEDNESETDILKTRVQLQQQENDDLRRSKVETENLMSEIQAEKSLLEERLAASVKESSITSKCLDELQQDILVLSSSIDSHVSANKVLERKINELESCKAELELHISELEQENIELSERISGLEAQLSYITNEKESSELQMHDSKSLVISLKDKVERQQVEMDTQRVEFRQKQQETQRKLSEAQDDSEVLRRSNSNLQSTVENLIEECSSLQNLTADLKRQKLELHGRFMQQEQELDNSKKRILDFCKTVEFLESKLSSLQKDISCKEQSLLSELESIFQEHTEQEEKINRAHFMLNKIEKEKTLEVENLEREVVSLTAQVSSTHEERENATVDAIREVSVLRAEKAKLEANFENVSAQLRHYESQLEDLRKESKTKIKGLVDSLNASKQSEEMLTADAEHMKKLMEAAKSNEDELRKSSGELELKLKASDYERQQMMEEISDLKLQVQKITSLQDEVSKLRSSLDEAMFEKGKLKALLESVTEECEELKAQKAMLTDKVSEMQETLDNGEEEKRSRISMQAKLVRLESDRSASEASHVHEAELKNELSRIRRSNSEYQRKIQSLEQEIEDLTRKQEIGDSTDLQSKIQILETKLAEALEENKMYRAQQKSPVAEEQSAGGDRILQLEGDLRDMKERLLNMSLEYAEVEAQRERLVMELKSVKKGGRWF